From the genome of Methylomonas sp. UP202, one region includes:
- a CDS encoding ABC transporter ATP-binding protein — protein sequence MPKNHSPADLRRSADAPALPTGLFRFVLFCLRPYRWLLLLMLILETGQAAGGILVPYAVKALMDAVAGAPPGGDWWAVFREPLILLAALNVGEIVSSRASGAVLILIGPRLRQNTTRMLFAYLQCHAPRYFANHFAGGLAHRISETAISVNHTTWSVICDFWPIGVTFAVSIGLLLNAHQGLGGYVAGWVGVYVLISYWLATRCQPYAQNYAATRSLVNGKIVDAVTNILNAKLFARLDAEREYLDGYLDTELKTARRTFWYMERVRWFQFTAAAILKIGTIAYALQLWREGAIGVGDFAMATGLALLIINDARNLSRRFLEFFEYVGNVANGVETIVQSHEIVDAPDAQALQVRHGRIEFRQVCFGYEPERRVFDRLNVTIEPGQRVGLVGFSGSGKSTFVNLILRNFEPQSGQILIDGQDIGAVTQASLHSQVSLIPQDPSLFHRSLRENIGYGQPDADSAAIAAAARLAHADGFIDAMPEGYESLVGERGVKLSGGQRQRIAIARVMLKDAPILILDEATSSLDSVTEKTIQENLERVMGQKTVIAIAHRLSTIAHLDRILVFDQGRIVEDGSHQELLDRQGFYHRLWTMQAGGFLPEDVV from the coding sequence ACTGTTGCTGATGTTGATCCTGGAAACCGGCCAAGCCGCTGGCGGCATCCTGGTGCCTTACGCGGTGAAGGCCTTGATGGATGCGGTGGCCGGCGCGCCGCCGGGCGGCGATTGGTGGGCGGTGTTCCGCGAGCCCTTGATTCTACTGGCGGCACTGAATGTCGGCGAAATCGTCTCCAGCCGGGCCAGCGGCGCGGTGCTGATTCTGATCGGTCCGCGTTTGCGCCAAAACACCACCCGGATGCTGTTCGCCTATCTGCAGTGCCACGCGCCGCGCTATTTCGCCAACCACTTCGCCGGCGGCTTGGCGCACCGGATCAGCGAAACCGCGATCAGCGTCAATCACACCACGTGGTCCGTCATCTGCGATTTCTGGCCGATTGGCGTGACCTTCGCGGTGTCGATCGGCCTGTTGCTCAACGCCCATCAAGGTTTGGGCGGCTATGTCGCCGGCTGGGTCGGCGTGTACGTGCTGATTTCCTATTGGCTGGCGACCCGATGCCAGCCTTACGCGCAAAACTACGCGGCGACCCGCAGCCTGGTCAACGGCAAGATCGTCGATGCGGTCACCAATATTTTGAACGCCAAGTTGTTCGCCCGCCTCGACGCCGAGCGCGAATACCTGGACGGCTATCTGGATACCGAATTGAAAACCGCCCGTCGCACCTTTTGGTACATGGAGCGGGTGCGCTGGTTTCAATTCACCGCCGCCGCGATCCTGAAGATCGGCACGATCGCCTATGCCTTGCAGTTGTGGCGCGAGGGTGCGATCGGCGTCGGCGACTTCGCGATGGCGACCGGTTTGGCCTTGCTGATCATCAACGACGCCCGCAACCTGAGCCGGCGCTTTCTGGAGTTCTTCGAATACGTCGGCAATGTCGCCAACGGCGTCGAGACCATCGTGCAAAGCCACGAAATCGTCGATGCGCCGGACGCGCAAGCCTTGCAAGTCCGCCACGGGCGCATCGAGTTCCGCCAGGTTTGTTTCGGCTACGAGCCCGAGCGCCGCGTGTTCGACCGGCTTAACGTCACGATAGAACCGGGTCAGCGGGTTGGGTTGGTCGGCTTCTCCGGCTCCGGCAAGTCCACGTTCGTCAACTTGATCCTACGCAACTTCGAGCCGCAATCCGGGCAAATCCTGATCGACGGCCAGGACATCGGCGCGGTGACTCAGGCATCCTTGCACAGCCAGGTCAGTCTGATCCCGCAAGACCCCAGCCTGTTCCACCGCAGCCTGCGCGAGAATATCGGCTACGGCCAGCCGGACGCCGACAGCGCAGCCATCGCCGCCGCCGCCCGCCTGGCCCACGCCGATGGCTTCATCGACGCGATGCCGGAAGGCTACGAGTCGCTGGTCGGCGAGCGCGGCGTCAAACTCTCCGGCGGCCAGCGCCAACGTATCGCCATCGCCCGCGTCATGCTCAAGGACGCGCCGATCCTGATCCTGGACGAAGCCACTTCCAGCCTGGACTCGGTCACCGAAAAAACCATCCAGGAAAACCTGGAGCGGGTGATGGGCCAGAAAACCGTCATCGCCATCGCCCACCGCCTGTCCACGATCGCCCATCTGGACCGCATCCTGGTGTTCGACCAAGGCCGTATCGTCGAGGACGGCAGCCATCAGGAATTGCTGGACCGGCAAGGCTTTTACCACCGCTTGTGGACGATGCAAGCCGGCGGGTTTTTGCCGGAGGACGTGGTTTAG
- a CDS encoding transposase yields MGRSHHLITEADKSHFMTCTVVEWLAVFTRPETVQIILDSWQYRRQQTGLKLYGYVILENHLHFIAQAPELDKCVASFKAYTARRIIDHLQQQQAERLLQRLHFAKAAHKRDREYQFWQEGVHAEMILNEAMMRQKLDYIHANPVKRGYVNVPQHWRYSSAANYEGLAGVMEIDVW; encoded by the coding sequence GTGGGAAGAAGCCATCATCTCATCACCGAAGCCGACAAATCCCATTTCATGACTTGCACCGTCGTGGAATGGCTGGCTGTGTTTACCCGCCCGGAAACCGTGCAAATCATCCTCGACAGTTGGCAATACCGACGCCAACAAACAGGTTTAAAACTCTACGGCTACGTGATTTTGGAAAACCATCTGCACTTTATCGCCCAGGCCCCGGAACTCGACAAATGCGTTGCCAGCTTCAAAGCTTATACCGCCCGCCGGATCATCGACCACCTCCAGCAACAACAAGCCGAGCGCCTGCTGCAACGCCTGCATTTTGCCAAAGCCGCACATAAACGGGATCGCGAATACCAGTTCTGGCAAGAGGGCGTACATGCCGAAATGATTTTGAACGAAGCGATGATGCGGCAGAAGCTGGACTACATCCACGCTAACCCGGTCAAGCGCGGTTATGTCAACGTACCGCAGCATTGGCGTTATTCCAGTGCCGCCAACTATGAAGGCTTGGCGGGGGTGATGGAGATAGACGTTTGGTGA
- a CDS encoding type II toxin-antitoxin system VapB family antitoxin: protein MRTTVTIDDTLYQKALEMADPDMDKAEIFREAMKTFVRIQAAKRLAALGGTMPEMADIPRDRRQTEPSA, encoded by the coding sequence ATGAGAACCACCGTAACCATTGACGACACCTTGTATCAAAAAGCCCTGGAAATGGCCGATCCGGACATGGACAAGGCCGAAATCTTCCGGGAAGCGATGAAAACCTTCGTGCGGATTCAGGCGGCCAAGCGCTTGGCGGCTTTGGGAGGAACTATGCCGGAGATGGCGGATATTCCCCGAGATCGCCGACAAACCGAACCGTCCGCATGA
- a CDS encoding type II toxin-antitoxin system VapC family toxin: MILVDTSVWIDHFKNRNEDLVRLLVTDSALIHPLIVAELACGTPPAPRTQTLNNLRQLRCCNQAGLQEVEDFIEREALYGLGCGLIDLQLLASVLITPGAKLWTLDKRLAKLAERFGVAYQASPTTN; this comes from the coding sequence ATGATATTGGTCGATACCTCGGTTTGGATTGACCATTTCAAAAATCGCAACGAAGACCTGGTGCGTTTGCTCGTTACCGATTCGGCGTTGATTCACCCGCTGATTGTTGCCGAATTGGCTTGCGGTACGCCGCCCGCGCCGAGAACTCAAACCCTGAACAACCTCCGCCAGTTAAGGTGCTGCAATCAAGCCGGTTTGCAGGAAGTGGAAGACTTTATCGAGCGTGAAGCGCTATATGGCTTGGGTTGCGGGCTAATCGATTTGCAGTTGCTGGCCTCGGTTTTGATCACGCCCGGTGCAAAGCTGTGGACGTTGGACAAGCGGTTGGCGAAACTTGCCGAGCGGTTTGGTGTGGCTTATCAAGCTTCGCCGACTACGAATTGA
- a CDS encoding transposase yields the protein MRFVTSQHATSYGYVVLENHLHFIAQAPELDKCVASFKAYTARRIIDHLQRQKAERLLQRLHFAKAAHKRDREYQFWQEGVHAEMILNEAMMRQKLDYIHANPVKRGYVNLPQHWRYSSAANYQGSAGLMEIDVW from the coding sequence GTGCGGTTCGTTACCTCACAGCACGCCACGAGCTACGGCTACGTGGTTTTGGAAAACCATCTGCACTTTATCGCCCAAGCCCCGGAACTCGATAAATGCGTTGCCAGCTTCAAAGCTTATACCGCCCGCCGGATCATTGACCACCTCCAGCGGCAAAAAGCCGAGCGCCTGCTGCAACGCCTGCATTTTGCCAAAGCCGCGCATAAACGGGATCGCGAATACCAGTTCTGGCAAGAGGGCGTACATGCCGAAATGATTTTGAACGAAGCAATGATGCGGCAGAAGCTGGACTACATCCACGCCAACCCGGTCAAGCGCGGTTATGTCAACTTACCGCAGCATTGGCGTTATTCCAGTGCCGCCAACTATCAAGGCTCGGCGGGGTTGATGGAGATCGATGTTTGGTGA
- a CDS encoding type II toxin-antitoxin system VapC family toxin, with protein MIAFDTNLLVRALVDDHPEQVAVVRQLIASDSIFISRTVLLETEWVLRARYKKTRDQLSAFFSALLEVDNTVVEDAEAVSHALEWYAQGADFADALHLAACGKAVMHTFDRDFCKSARDAGITPEVRVLPI; from the coding sequence ATGATCGCCTTTGACACCAACCTGCTGGTTCGGGCGCTGGTGGACGATCATCCGGAACAGGTCGCCGTGGTTCGGCAACTGATTGCCAGCGATAGTATTTTTATCTCGCGCACCGTTCTGCTGGAAACCGAATGGGTGCTGCGCGCTCGCTACAAGAAAACCCGCGACCAACTCAGCGCATTTTTCTCGGCATTGCTGGAAGTAGACAACACGGTGGTCGAGGATGCCGAAGCCGTCAGTCATGCGCTGGAATGGTACGCGCAAGGCGCCGATTTTGCCGATGCCCTGCATCTGGCGGCTTGCGGTAAAGCCGTGATGCATACCTTCGACCGCGATTTTTGCAAGTCCGCGCGCGACGCCGGTATCACGCCGGAAGTGCGGGTTTTACCGATTTGA
- a CDS encoding AbrB/MazE/SpoVT family DNA-binding domain-containing protein produces MSTATITLSSKGQVVIPKEIRDELHWEAGTELTLVSNASGVTLKAAPKKTGRNLADLIGMLKHDGPPLSTEALCQPVDLNEEDSSDAS; encoded by the coding sequence GTGTCTACCGCCACGATTACCCTATCCAGCAAGGGGCAAGTTGTCATCCCCAAGGAAATTCGCGACGAACTGCATTGGGAAGCCGGCACGGAACTCACCCTGGTGTCCAATGCGTCCGGCGTTACGCTGAAAGCGGCGCCGAAGAAAACCGGCCGTAATTTGGCCGACTTGATTGGTATGCTCAAACATGACGGGCCGCCGCTATCTACCGAAGCCTTATGCCAGCCTGTAGACCTCAACGAAGAAGATAGTTCGGATGCCTCATGA
- a CDS encoding DEAD/DEAH box helicase family protein: MTSNALLSDLQAENARLIALLEAHNIEWRLPPRLPPKIDPIEPELSALSTAAKVALFRRLFRGRTDVYPVRWESKTTGKSGYAPACANEWRPGVCHKPRIKCSDCGVRQLSTLSDAVMYSHLSGEHTIGVYPLLADDSCYFLAVDFDEADWKEDAQAFIQSCSELGIPSALEISRSGNGAHAWIFFATNVSARDARRLGTAIISHTCSRTRQLKLTSYDRLFPNQDTMPKGGFGNLIALPLQKKPRENGFSVFVDKHLQPYPDQWAFLANIQPMAVVDIEPTILRATGNAHPLDVTFIDEEDHKEPWKRTDSKNAKLAGPLPESLSITLANLIYFEKSELPQPLANRLIRLAAFQNPEFYKAQAMRFPVWDKPRVIGCAENHPNHIALPRGCLDAALNLLKENGIHCDLKDERFDGQAIDISFAGTLRPDQELAVTEMLQHHVGVLCAPTAFGKTVTAAAMIARRGINTLILVHRTELLKQWQERLQSFLGVGKGEVGTIGGGKAKPTGKIDIAVMQSLSRQGEVNPLVENYGHVIVDECHHIGAVSFDAILKRAKAKYVLGLTATPVRRDGQQPIIFMQCGPIRYTAAKPDNAPSDLEVVPQMIYKAIDLPQESAIQDVFRHIASDVERTAAIAKEIIAAFDQGRKVLVLTERTEHLDAILSALDSKLPPPFVLHGRMSKKQRATLITELEGLPPDAPRVLLATGKLVGEGFDHPPLDTLVLAMPISWKGTLQQYAGRLHRQHATKTDVRIIDFVDTGHPALLRMWDKRQRGYRAMGYRMAAPS; this comes from the coding sequence ATGACTAGTAATGCGCTTTTATCCGATCTTCAAGCTGAAAACGCAAGGCTGATTGCTTTACTCGAAGCACATAACATCGAGTGGAGGTTACCGCCAAGGCTTCCACCAAAAATAGATCCGATAGAGCCAGAATTATCTGCACTGTCTACTGCCGCGAAGGTGGCATTATTTCGTCGCTTGTTTCGCGGCAGAACAGACGTATATCCCGTTCGCTGGGAAAGCAAAACCACCGGCAAATCTGGCTATGCGCCAGCTTGCGCAAATGAATGGCGACCCGGTGTTTGCCACAAGCCTCGTATCAAATGCTCCGATTGTGGCGTTCGGCAACTGAGTACCTTGTCCGATGCGGTCATGTATAGCCATCTTTCCGGCGAGCATACGATTGGTGTTTATCCGTTGCTGGCTGACGACAGTTGTTATTTTCTGGCGGTTGATTTCGACGAGGCCGATTGGAAGGAAGATGCCCAGGCATTTATCCAATCTTGCTCTGAACTTGGGATACCGTCGGCACTGGAAATTTCGCGTTCCGGCAATGGCGCTCATGCCTGGATTTTCTTCGCAACCAATGTTTCTGCGCGTGATGCCAGGCGTCTCGGCACGGCCATCATCAGCCATACCTGTTCCCGGACTCGACAACTGAAACTGACTTCCTACGATCGCCTGTTTCCCAATCAGGACACGATGCCCAAAGGTGGTTTTGGCAATTTGATCGCATTGCCGTTGCAGAAAAAACCACGAGAAAATGGATTTAGCGTGTTTGTCGACAAACACTTACAACCCTATCCCGATCAGTGGGCCTTTTTAGCCAATATACAGCCTATGGCAGTCGTGGACATTGAGCCAACTATTTTGCGGGCCACCGGCAATGCACATCCATTGGATGTCACTTTTATTGACGAGGAAGATCACAAAGAACCTTGGAAGCGGACTGATAGCAAAAATGCCAAACTTGCCGGGCCATTGCCAGAATCGTTGTCTATTACTCTGGCAAACCTGATCTATTTCGAGAAATCCGAACTGCCACAACCTCTGGCAAATCGACTGATCCGCCTCGCAGCCTTTCAAAATCCTGAATTTTATAAAGCACAGGCTATGCGCTTCCCGGTATGGGATAAGCCACGTGTCATTGGCTGTGCCGAAAACCATCCAAACCATATCGCATTACCGCGCGGTTGCCTGGATGCCGCCTTAAACTTATTGAAGGAAAACGGTATTCACTGTGACTTAAAGGATGAACGCTTTGATGGGCAAGCAATCGATATTTCCTTCGCAGGTACTTTGCGTCCAGATCAAGAATTGGCTGTCACTGAAATGTTGCAACACCATGTCGGAGTGCTCTGCGCTCCAACTGCATTTGGTAAAACAGTCACCGCAGCCGCGATGATTGCTCGGCGGGGTATCAATACCCTGATTCTGGTTCATCGCACCGAACTGCTCAAACAATGGCAGGAGCGTTTACAATCTTTCCTCGGCGTTGGCAAAGGCGAAGTTGGAACCATTGGCGGTGGCAAAGCCAAACCGACAGGAAAAATCGATATTGCGGTGATGCAATCCTTGTCGCGGCAAGGCGAAGTCAATCCATTGGTAGAGAATTATGGACACGTGATCGTCGACGAATGTCACCACATCGGTGCCGTTTCATTTGATGCCATATTGAAACGTGCTAAAGCCAAATATGTGTTGGGGCTGACGGCAACGCCTGTGCGGCGCGATGGACAACAACCTATTATTTTTATGCAGTGCGGACCAATCCGCTACACCGCTGCAAAACCAGATAATGCACCGAGCGACCTAGAAGTTGTTCCGCAGATGATTTACAAGGCAATCGATTTGCCTCAGGAGTCCGCCATTCAAGATGTATTTCGTCACATTGCCAGTGATGTGGAACGCACTGCGGCGATTGCCAAGGAGATCATAGCGGCTTTTGATCAGGGGCGAAAAGTGCTGGTATTGACTGAGCGGACCGAGCATCTGGATGCTATTTTATCAGCGCTGGACAGCAAGTTGCCGCCGCCTTTTGTTCTGCACGGACGCATGTCGAAAAAGCAACGAGCAACTTTGATAACAGAGCTTGAAGGGCTTCCGCCGGATGCACCTCGAGTTTTATTAGCCACGGGAAAATTGGTGGGCGAAGGTTTTGATCACCCTCCACTGGATACCTTGGTTCTGGCTATGCCGATTTCATGGAAAGGTACTCTGCAGCAATATGCTGGCCGCTTACACCGACAACACGCTACCAAAACCGATGTTCGAATCATCGACTTTGTCGACACCGGTCACCCGGCTTTACTGCGTATGTGGGACAAACGCCAACGCGGATATCGGGCAATGGGCTACCGAATGGCTGCCCCAAGCTGA
- a CDS encoding helix-turn-helix transcriptional regulator — protein MINIQSTQQLGQALRSARKQLELTQSELALAAGVGVRFIVDLEAGKPTVRLETVMRVIEALGGQVMLDGLPDITEAP, from the coding sequence ATGATCAACATCCAATCTACCCAACAACTTGGCCAAGCGCTACGCTCTGCCCGCAAACAGCTCGAATTAACTCAATCCGAATTGGCGTTGGCGGCAGGTGTTGGCGTTCGCTTTATCGTCGACCTCGAAGCAGGCAAGCCGACCGTGCGTCTGGAAACGGTGATGCGCGTTATTGAAGCACTGGGTGGGCAGGTCATGCTCGATGGCCTGCCGGACATAACCGAAGCACCATGA
- a CDS encoding type II toxin-antitoxin system HipA family toxin yields MSYLLAVYLFDRRVGDLALVEGRLQFCYCADWLQHADAVPLSCSLPLQVEVFNDQQTRPFFAGLLPEGKLRQLIARQFQVSKQNDFALLNHIGGECAGAVSLLSPDRLPAVSEPANEIDWLSDSDILALLDELPQRPMLAGQDGFRLSLAGAQDKLPVVFDGQRIGLPRNGTPSSHILKPAIAAVEDSVINEGFCLALAGAMQFQTAQSRICAIRDRSFLLVERYDRTQAAIGQRLRLHQEDFCQALGIVPELKYQNEGGPGLDQCFDLVRRVTRPSAPQVLRLLDAVIFNALIGNHDAHAKNFSILYADKCAVLAPLYDVLSTAVYPSLTPKMAMQLGGKYKFSEVQARHWDRFAQAAGLSVAQTRKRILGLCQRLPLVARTLQASADHDFVGNPAVEQIVQLIEQRAALTVRRLNDKT; encoded by the coding sequence ATGAGTTACTTGCTCGCCGTCTATTTATTTGATCGTCGAGTGGGGGATTTGGCCCTGGTTGAAGGCAGACTGCAATTTTGCTACTGCGCCGACTGGCTGCAACATGCCGACGCCGTCCCGCTGTCCTGCTCGTTACCGTTGCAAGTAGAGGTTTTCAACGACCAACAGACGCGGCCTTTCTTTGCTGGATTGTTACCGGAAGGCAAATTACGCCAACTGATTGCTCGCCAGTTTCAGGTCTCGAAGCAGAACGACTTTGCCTTGCTCAATCATATCGGCGGCGAATGCGCCGGTGCCGTTTCGCTATTGTCGCCAGACCGATTACCCGCTGTATCTGAACCAGCGAACGAGATAGACTGGCTATCCGACTCTGACATACTGGCCTTACTGGATGAATTGCCACAGCGGCCGATGCTGGCTGGTCAGGATGGTTTTCGCTTATCGTTGGCGGGCGCTCAGGACAAATTACCGGTGGTGTTTGATGGTCAACGAATCGGTCTGCCACGCAATGGCACACCCAGTAGCCATATTCTCAAACCGGCCATCGCTGCCGTTGAAGACAGTGTAATCAACGAAGGTTTCTGTCTGGCATTGGCAGGTGCAATGCAATTCCAGACCGCACAGTCGAGGATTTGTGCCATTCGCGACCGCTCATTTTTGCTGGTTGAGCGTTATGACAGAACTCAAGCTGCAATTGGCCAACGCTTGCGTCTGCATCAGGAAGATTTCTGCCAGGCACTTGGCATAGTGCCCGAATTGAAATACCAGAACGAGGGTGGGCCGGGGTTGGATCAGTGCTTTGACTTAGTCCGCCGCGTGACCCGACCGAGTGCGCCGCAGGTGTTGCGTCTGCTGGATGCGGTCATTTTCAATGCTTTGATCGGCAACCACGACGCCCATGCCAAGAACTTTTCTATCTTGTATGCCGACAAGTGCGCCGTTCTGGCGCCGCTCTACGACGTATTGTCAACCGCCGTTTATCCCAGCCTGACGCCCAAGATGGCGATGCAGTTGGGTGGCAAATACAAATTCAGCGAAGTGCAAGCCCGACATTGGGATCGCTTTGCCCAAGCGGCGGGCTTATCGGTAGCGCAAACCCGAAAACGTATCCTCGGCTTGTGCCAACGGCTACCGCTTGTCGCGCGCACTTTGCAAGCATCGGCGGATCATGACTTTGTCGGAAATCCGGCGGTTGAACAAATCGTACAGCTGATCGAGCAACGCGCGGCGCTGACGGTCAGGCGGTTGAATGATAAGACCTAA
- a CDS encoding pyridoxal phosphate-dependent aminotransferase, with amino-acid sequence MSITLSDRVKAVKPSPTLAITARAAAMRAAGKDIIGLGAGEPDFDTPEHIKSAGINAINSGFTKYTAVDGTAGLKKAVIAKFKRDNGLDYEPKQILVSCGGKQSFYNLAQALLDPGDEVIIPAPYWVSYPDMVLLADGVPVIVEAGQSQGFKITPAQLRAAITPKTRLLVINSPSNPTGAAYSLDELKALGDVLVDFPDVLIATDDMYEHILWNKGEFVNILNAHPGFYDRTIVLNGVSKAYSMTGWRIGYCAGPADLIDAMCIIQSQSTSNPTSISQVAAEAALNGDQGCIDAMMVEFKKRHDFVVAELNTIDGIECLATDGTFYVFPNVDKLIARLDGINDDLEFAEYLIEKAGVALVPGSAFGCPGHIRISIATSMVNLENALTRIKQAV; translated from the coding sequence ATGAGCATCACATTGTCCGACCGCGTTAAAGCAGTCAAACCGTCCCCTACCCTGGCCATCACCGCCAGAGCCGCCGCCATGCGCGCCGCCGGTAAAGACATCATCGGCCTGGGCGCCGGCGAACCGGACTTCGACACGCCGGAACACATTAAAAGCGCCGGCATCAATGCGATCAACTCGGGCTTCACCAAATACACCGCCGTGGACGGCACCGCCGGCCTGAAGAAAGCCGTGATCGCCAAATTCAAGCGCGACAACGGCCTGGATTACGAGCCCAAGCAAATCCTGGTGTCCTGCGGCGGTAAGCAAAGTTTTTACAATCTGGCTCAAGCGTTGCTGGACCCCGGCGACGAAGTCATCATCCCCGCGCCTTACTGGGTATCCTATCCGGACATGGTGCTGTTGGCGGACGGCGTGCCGGTCATCGTCGAAGCCGGCCAATCGCAAGGTTTCAAGATCACGCCTGCCCAGTTGCGCGCCGCGATCACGCCGAAAACCCGCTTGCTGGTGATCAACAGCCCGTCCAACCCGACCGGAGCCGCCTATAGCTTGGATGAACTGAAAGCCCTGGGCGACGTGTTGGTCGATTTCCCGGACGTGTTAATCGCCACCGACGACATGTACGAACACATCCTGTGGAACAAGGGCGAATTCGTCAACATTCTGAACGCCCACCCCGGCTTCTACGACCGTACCATCGTGTTGAACGGCGTCTCCAAAGCCTATTCGATGACCGGCTGGCGGATCGGCTATTGCGCCGGCCCGGCCGACTTGATCGATGCGATGTGCATCATTCAATCGCAAAGCACATCCAACCCGACCTCGATCTCGCAAGTCGCCGCCGAAGCCGCGCTGAACGGCGATCAGGGCTGCATCGACGCGATGATGGTCGAGTTCAAGAAGCGCCACGACTTCGTCGTCGCCGAGTTGAACACGATAGACGGCATCGAATGCCTGGCGACCGACGGTACTTTTTACGTCTTCCCCAATGTGGACAAGCTGATCGCCCGCCTGGACGGCATCAACGACGACCTGGAATTCGCCGAATACCTGATCGAAAAAGCCGGCGTCGCGCTGGTGCCCGGCTCGGCCTTCGGCTGCCCAGGCCACATCCGCATCTCGATCGCCACCAGCATGGTCAATCTGGAAAACGCGCTGACCCGCATCAAGCAAGCGGTCTGA